The Endozoicomonas montiporae CL-33 genome contains a region encoding:
- a CDS encoding CheR family methyltransferase: MTDDFQDLELQLLMDAVKARYGYEFAHYARASMMRRIRKHMEAAKTDRISDLIPLFIHNKAAFAHFVKDMSVTVTEMFRDPDFFQALRKSIVPLLKTFPFIKIWHAGCATGQEAYSMAIMLDEENLLERCQIYATDFNENSLKIARSGIYPDADLALYQENYSKSGGCKSLDQYCSRGYDSIKFNGRLTEHITFANHNLVSDGVFGEMNLILCRNVLIYFNNELQDRVLKLLIDSLRSRGILCLGRRENIRFSEAAGLLETVDRHQRIFRKKA, translated from the coding sequence ATGACAGATGACTTTCAGGACCTTGAACTGCAGCTGCTGATGGATGCAGTGAAGGCCCGGTATGGTTATGAGTTTGCCCATTATGCACGGGCTTCCATGATGCGGCGGATCCGTAAACATATGGAAGCGGCCAAAACCGATCGGATCAGTGATCTTATTCCCCTGTTTATTCACAACAAGGCGGCATTTGCCCATTTCGTGAAAGACATGTCGGTCACTGTGACTGAAATGTTCCGTGATCCTGACTTTTTTCAGGCATTGCGCAAGAGCATTGTGCCTTTACTCAAGACGTTTCCATTTATCAAAATCTGGCATGCCGGTTGTGCAACCGGGCAGGAAGCGTATTCCATGGCCATTATGCTGGACGAAGAAAATCTGCTGGAACGTTGCCAGATCTATGCCACGGATTTTAATGAAAACTCTTTGAAAATTGCCCGCAGTGGCATTTACCCCGATGCCGATCTGGCGCTCTATCAGGAAAACTACAGCAAGTCGGGTGGTTGCAAGTCACTGGATCAATACTGCAGCCGTGGGTATGACTCGATAAAGTTCAATGGACGTTTAACCGAACATATTACTTTTGCAAACCACAATCTGGTGTCTGATGGTGTGTTTGGTGAAATGAATCTTATCCTCTGCCGCAATGTATTGATTTACTTTAACAACGAACTGCAAGACCGAGTATTGAAGTTGTTAATAGACAGCTTACGGTCTCGTGGGATTCTGTGTCTGGGGCGTAGGGAAAATATTCGCTTCAGCGAAGCGGCAGGTTTGCTGGAAACCGTTGATCGTCATCAACGCATCTTCAGGAAGAAAGCCTGA
- a CDS encoding chemotaxis protein CheB, translated as MPVPAVSMVERLVVIGASAGGFSALQTIFSGLGTDFDFPILVCKHLGIGDEKGLVDVLASRTGTTVMLSQDKLPMYNGCIYMAPGNYHLQVESRDTISLSIDERICHSRPAVDVLFESAADVFKDQVTAVVLTGANSDGAAGVEAIKNSGGKVVVQSLDSAEVKIMPKAAIETGCVDEILDLEDIAAYLRRS; from the coding sequence ATGCCAGTGCCAGCAGTATCGATGGTTGAGCGTCTGGTGGTTATAGGCGCTTCGGCAGGCGGTTTTAGTGCTCTACAGACCATTTTTTCCGGGCTGGGAACCGATTTCGACTTTCCCATACTGGTTTGCAAGCATTTGGGCATTGGTGATGAAAAAGGATTGGTGGATGTGTTAGCCAGCCGGACAGGCACAACCGTGATGTTATCGCAGGATAAATTGCCTATGTATAACGGCTGTATTTATATGGCACCCGGCAACTATCACCTGCAGGTGGAATCCAGAGATACGATCAGCCTGAGCATTGATGAACGAATTTGCCATTCAAGGCCTGCAGTGGATGTTTTGTTCGAATCGGCTGCTGATGTTTTTAAAGATCAGGTAACGGCCGTCGTTCTGACCGGAGCCAACAGTGACGGTGCAGCCGGTGTTGAAGCCATTAAAAACTCGGGTGGCAAAGTTGTGGTTCAGTCACTGGATTCAGCTGAAGTGAAGATAATGCCAAAGGCAGCCATCGAGACCGGATGCGTAGACGAGATTCTTGATTTAGAAGACATTGCCGCCTATCTCAGGCGGTCTTAA
- a CDS encoding diguanylate cyclase domain-containing protein — protein sequence MSNSSKVKILVVDDRKENLLAMDKLLKPLGAEVRKVDSGEAALSEVLHHQFAVILLDVQMPGMDGFECATLLHSNKQTANIPIIFVTAINKDQAYVNKGYKAGAVDYLPKPIVPEILLGKVKVFLQLEKQRLELEDVTKQLRWISRKNKLLLDCASEGIVGLDNDGHISFSNPAACALLSGTEESLLGKHISQFMYEPENSDPMSTWDHSEMKEECLQNGGTFQVAADLWRLTEGSFPAELNAAALVNGKNKVKGAVLVFNDITERKKLEDQLTKMAKYDNLTGLANRALFKEFLQMSLARSERRNKNTGVMYLDLDHFKEINDTLGHDAGDALLVSVANRLQECVRDGDMVARLGGDEFAIVLDDVADPEDAKTIAEKILEQFALPHDLSGEMRKVGTSIGIATSSHSGDDPDGLIKAADDAMYVAKKAGRNDYRIAHELKDS from the coding sequence ATGAGTAACTCAAGCAAGGTAAAAATTCTGGTGGTTGATGACCGCAAGGAAAATCTACTGGCCATGGATAAACTTCTGAAACCATTAGGGGCGGAAGTTCGCAAGGTGGATTCCGGAGAAGCCGCACTGTCAGAAGTGTTGCATCATCAGTTTGCGGTCATTCTTCTGGATGTTCAAATGCCGGGGATGGATGGTTTCGAGTGCGCTACCCTGTTGCACAGTAACAAGCAGACAGCGAATATTCCAATTATCTTTGTGACGGCGATCAACAAGGATCAGGCCTACGTTAACAAAGGTTATAAGGCAGGTGCCGTAGACTATCTGCCCAAACCTATAGTTCCGGAAATTCTGCTGGGTAAGGTTAAAGTATTTTTACAGCTGGAAAAGCAGCGGTTAGAGCTGGAAGATGTGACCAAACAGTTACGCTGGATCAGCCGTAAAAACAAACTATTGCTGGACTGTGCCAGTGAAGGCATTGTCGGTCTGGATAATGATGGGCACATATCTTTTAGTAACCCTGCGGCGTGCGCATTGCTCAGTGGAACTGAAGAGTCTCTGCTGGGAAAACATATCAGTCAGTTTATGTATGAGCCGGAGAACAGTGACCCCATGAGCACATGGGATCATTCTGAAATGAAAGAAGAGTGTTTGCAAAATGGTGGAACTTTTCAGGTGGCTGCTGACCTATGGCGGCTCACAGAAGGCAGTTTTCCCGCTGAACTGAATGCAGCTGCTCTGGTGAATGGCAAGAACAAGGTTAAGGGTGCAGTTTTGGTCTTTAACGACATTACAGAGCGGAAAAAGCTGGAAGATCAGCTGACCAAAATGGCAAAGTACGACAACCTGACAGGGTTGGCTAACCGGGCCTTGTTTAAGGAGTTTCTGCAAATGTCACTGGCCAGAAGTGAGCGACGGAATAAGAATACCGGTGTTATGTATCTTGATCTTGACCACTTTAAGGAAATAAACGACACACTGGGTCATGATGCCGGAGATGCTTTATTGGTGAGTGTTGCAAACCGCTTGCAGGAGTGTGTGCGGGATGGGGACATGGTGGCGCGACTAGGTGGCGATGAATTTGCCATCGTATTGGATGATGTAGCTGATCCTGAGGACGCCAAAACCATTGCAGAAAAAATTCTGGAACAGTTCGCTTTACCTCATGACTTGTCCGGTGAAATGCGTAAGGTGGGAACCAGTATTGGCATTGCGACATCTAGCCATTCTGGCGATGACCCGGATGGTCTGATCAAAGCAGCGGATGATGCAATGTATGTAGCAAAAAAAGCGGGTCGCAACGATTATCGAATTGCCCATGAGTTGAAGGATTCGTAA
- a CDS encoding AbgT family transporter: MNNASSAASHSGGSSAQSTFMDRFLDRIERTGNRLPDPAMLFVYCLGLVLVLSALFSMFSFSYINPRTGEALQVANLIDADYLADLFASMVNTFTSFAPLGMVLASVMGVGIAESSGYINIALKKMVRVTPDKLLAPAVVFIGAVSSIATDAGYVLVIPIGAIIFKAAGRHPLAGLAAAFAGVSGGFSAGLLPSALDPLLQSFTQSAAQLFDPDYQMNPLANYYFTFCSTFLVTLMGWFVTERIVEPHLQSVEVSDEEGSVEDMSSYSAQENRAFTVSSLVLLGMGLALFALCLPETSPMRAADGSLTAFSSPLMRSIVPLIFIFFLTPGVIYGRMTGTFKNHRDVIGSMSGSMKTMSSYIVMAFFCSQFLKAFGDSNLGTLLALSGADLLQAMNLPGQVTIVGIVLLTAVVNLCVGSASAKWAIIGPIFVPMLMAVGISPELAQAAYRIGDSSSNIITPMMSYYPVIIVFTQRYVKNAGIGTVASMMMPYSIVFMIGWTAFLLLFWALGLPLGIGATYTYPIM, encoded by the coding sequence ATGAATAATGCGAGTAGTGCGGCGAGTCACTCGGGTGGTTCGAGTGCCCAGTCCACCTTTATGGATCGCTTTCTTGACAGAATAGAGCGGACAGGGAACCGTCTTCCTGATCCGGCTATGCTGTTTGTTTACTGTCTGGGCCTGGTCCTGGTGCTGTCTGCACTGTTTTCCATGTTCAGCTTCAGTTACATCAACCCAAGAACCGGTGAAGCCCTTCAGGTAGCTAACCTGATTGATGCGGATTATCTTGCCGATCTGTTTGCTTCCATGGTGAACACCTTCACCAGCTTTGCGCCACTGGGTATGGTTCTGGCATCCGTTATGGGTGTCGGTATTGCCGAGTCTTCCGGCTACATCAACATCGCCCTGAAGAAAATGGTTCGTGTCACACCGGACAAACTGCTGGCTCCAGCTGTAGTCTTTATTGGTGCGGTCAGCTCTATTGCCACCGACGCCGGTTATGTACTGGTTATTCCAATCGGTGCCATCATCTTCAAGGCTGCGGGTCGTCACCCTCTGGCCGGTCTGGCTGCCGCGTTTGCCGGTGTTTCCGGTGGCTTCTCTGCCGGTCTTCTGCCATCAGCACTGGACCCTCTGCTGCAAAGCTTTACCCAGTCTGCAGCCCAGTTGTTTGATCCGGATTACCAGATGAATCCTCTGGCCAACTACTACTTCACTTTCTGCTCCACCTTCCTGGTGACCCTGATGGGCTGGTTCGTGACCGAGCGCATTGTTGAGCCTCATCTGCAGTCCGTTGAGGTCAGTGATGAAGAAGGTTCAGTGGAAGACATGAGCAGTTACAGTGCCCAGGAAAACCGAGCGTTTACCGTCAGTTCTCTGGTTCTGCTGGGTATGGGTCTTGCTCTGTTTGCCCTGTGCCTGCCGGAAACCTCTCCAATGCGTGCCGCAGACGGCAGCCTGACCGCGTTCAGCTCTCCGCTGATGCGCTCTATTGTGCCTCTGATTTTCATTTTCTTCCTCACACCGGGTGTGATTTACGGTCGTATGACTGGCACCTTCAAGAATCACCGTGACGTGATTGGCAGCATGAGTGGTTCCATGAAGACCATGAGCAGCTACATCGTTATGGCGTTCTTCTGCTCCCAGTTCCTGAAAGCATTTGGTGATTCCAACCTGGGCACACTGCTGGCACTGTCTGGCGCCGACTTGCTGCAAGCTATGAACCTGCCTGGTCAGGTGACTATTGTTGGTATTGTTCTGCTGACAGCTGTCGTAAACCTGTGTGTGGGTTCGGCTTCCGCGAAGTGGGCTATCATTGGTCCAATCTTTGTTCCAATGCTGATGGCTGTGGGCATTTCTCCGGAACTGGCGCAGGCGGCTTACCGTATTGGTGACTCCTCTTCCAATATCATTACCCCAATGATGTCCTACTACCCGGTTATCATTGTATTCACCCAACGTTATGTTAAGAACGCCGGTATCGGTACCGTTGCTTCCATGATGATGCCTTATTCCATCGTCTTCATGATTGGCTGGACCGCGTTCCTGCTGCTGTTCTGGGCTCTGGGTCTGCCTCTGGGTATCGGTGCTACTTACACCTACCCGATAATGTAA
- a CDS encoding 6-phosphofructokinase, translating to MSVKHAFYAQSGGVTAVINASACAVIETARRYDDKIGKVYAGHNGILGALREELIDTSLESHETIGALLRTPGGAFGSCRYKLKPIGESEAEYRRLIEVFRAHDIGYFFYNGGNDSMDTALKVSQLSEQMGYPLTCIGVPKTIDNDLTVTDNCPGFGSAAKYLAVSTKEASHDIASMCDTSTKVFVMEVMGRNAGWLAAAAGLAARQENDPPHIIVFPEIPLNRERFLQKVKETTEQEGYCVIVASEGARYEDGSFVSASTTVVDSFGHQQLGGVAPALCTTIKQELGYKYHYAVADYLQRSARHIASRVDVEQAYAVGKAAVELAVTGRNAVMSAIIRESNAPYRWSVGEASLDKVANFERKMPMDFITEDSFGITRSCREYLEPLIEGEEYPAYLNGLPRFARLKKVMVEKRLNKPFEL from the coding sequence ATGTCAGTCAAACACGCATTTTATGCCCAGTCAGGCGGTGTCACCGCTGTTATCAATGCCAGTGCCTGCGCCGTTATTGAAACAGCTCGCCGCTACGACGACAAAATCGGGAAAGTCTATGCCGGTCATAACGGCATCCTTGGCGCACTCAGGGAAGAGCTGATAGACACCAGCCTTGAGTCCCATGAAACCATTGGTGCATTGCTACGAACGCCAGGAGGGGCGTTTGGCTCCTGCCGCTACAAGTTAAAACCGATTGGAGAAAGCGAAGCCGAGTACCGTCGTCTGATTGAGGTCTTTCGGGCGCACGACATTGGTTACTTTTTCTACAATGGCGGCAATGACTCTATGGACACGGCCCTGAAAGTGTCTCAACTGAGTGAACAGATGGGTTATCCACTGACGTGCATTGGCGTACCGAAAACAATCGACAATGACCTGACAGTCACCGATAACTGCCCGGGGTTTGGCTCTGCTGCAAAGTATTTGGCGGTCTCCACCAAAGAAGCCAGTCACGACATTGCTTCCATGTGTGACACATCAACAAAGGTGTTTGTCATGGAAGTGATGGGACGAAATGCTGGCTGGCTGGCCGCAGCAGCGGGGTTGGCAGCCCGGCAGGAAAATGATCCTCCACATATCATTGTCTTTCCGGAAATACCCCTGAACCGCGAGCGATTCCTGCAAAAGGTCAAAGAAACCACAGAGCAGGAAGGCTACTGTGTGATTGTGGCTTCGGAAGGCGCACGATACGAAGACGGCAGCTTTGTGTCGGCATCAACTACGGTCGTTGACTCCTTTGGCCACCAACAGCTCGGTGGTGTAGCGCCTGCCCTGTGTACCACCATCAAGCAGGAACTGGGTTACAAATACCATTATGCTGTCGCCGATTACCTGCAACGCTCCGCCAGACACATTGCTTCCCGGGTTGATGTCGAGCAGGCTTACGCCGTTGGCAAAGCGGCGGTAGAACTGGCAGTGACCGGAAGAAATGCAGTCATGTCTGCGATCATTCGTGAATCCAATGCTCCCTATCGCTGGTCTGTCGGCGAAGCATCGCTGGACAAAGTCGCTAATTTCGAGCGCAAAATGCCCATGGACTTCATTACAGAAGACAGTTTTGGAATAACCAGAAGTTGTCGTGAATATCTGGAGCCACTGATTGAGGGAGAAGAGTACCCCGCCTACCTGAACGGCCTGCCCCGCTTTGCCCGACTGAAGAAAGTCATGGTCGAAAAAAGACTCAACAAGCCCTTCGAACTATAA
- the mpl gene encoding UDP-N-acetylmuramate:L-alanyl-gamma-D-glutamyl-meso-diaminopimelate ligase: MHIHILGICGTFMGSLALLAKEMGLTVSGSDQNVYPPMSTQLEAQGIDLIQGYDPEVLYQLNPDLVVIGNAMTRGNPVVEAVLDKGIPYTSGPQFLAEQVLRDKWVMAVAGTHGKTTTTSMLAWVLEYAGMSPGFLIGGVPENFGISARSGDTPFFVVEADEYDTAFFDKRSKFVHYHPRTLILNNLEYDHADIFPDLSSIQKQFHHLIRTIPASGRIIMPGGDTALEEVVGMGCWSEMEQVSLNDNSCEWSANVLEEDGSHFEVLRNGLIVGQVRWEHQGLHNVSNALATIAAARHVGVLPALCCEALSLFCGVKRRMELIGEVGGVHIYDDFAHHPTAIASTLEGLRAKVGSQTIKAVIEPRSNTMKMGYHKDVLAQATAAASEVLWFAPEEIDWLEDAVKEKSPVAARVMDSTSEIIDYLLAEVQPDEHWVIMSNGGFENIHSRLLEALKNRT, translated from the coding sequence ATGCACATACATATTCTTGGAATTTGTGGCACATTTATGGGGAGTCTGGCTCTGTTAGCCAAAGAGATGGGATTAACCGTCAGCGGCTCGGATCAGAACGTTTATCCCCCCATGAGTACTCAGTTGGAAGCCCAGGGAATTGATCTTATTCAGGGATACGATCCCGAGGTGCTGTATCAATTAAACCCCGATCTGGTGGTGATTGGTAACGCCATGACCAGAGGTAATCCGGTGGTTGAAGCCGTACTGGATAAAGGCATCCCTTATACGTCAGGTCCCCAGTTTCTGGCAGAGCAGGTTCTGCGTGACAAGTGGGTAATGGCTGTAGCGGGTACCCATGGAAAAACCACAACCACCAGCATGCTGGCCTGGGTACTTGAATACGCCGGTATGTCTCCGGGCTTCCTGATTGGCGGAGTGCCGGAAAATTTTGGCATTTCAGCACGATCAGGCGATACGCCGTTTTTTGTGGTGGAAGCCGATGAGTACGATACGGCGTTTTTTGATAAACGTTCAAAGTTTGTTCATTATCATCCCCGCACTCTGATTCTGAATAACCTTGAATACGACCATGCCGATATTTTTCCAGACCTGTCGTCTATTCAGAAACAGTTCCATCACCTTATTCGTACCATTCCTGCCAGTGGGCGCATTATCATGCCCGGTGGTGATACTGCTCTGGAAGAAGTGGTTGGCATGGGCTGCTGGTCGGAAATGGAACAGGTCAGCTTAAACGACAATAGCTGTGAGTGGTCTGCCAATGTGCTTGAAGAAGACGGTAGTCATTTTGAAGTGCTGCGAAACGGCCTGATTGTTGGACAGGTTCGCTGGGAACATCAGGGTTTACACAATGTCAGTAATGCTCTGGCAACCATTGCCGCCGCCAGACATGTTGGCGTATTGCCAGCCCTGTGCTGTGAAGCCCTGTCTCTTTTTTGCGGTGTCAAGCGCCGTATGGAGTTGATCGGAGAGGTGGGCGGTGTACACATCTATGACGACTTTGCCCACCACCCAACGGCTATTGCCAGTACGCTGGAAGGGTTGCGGGCAAAGGTCGGTTCCCAAACCATTAAGGCGGTGATTGAGCCTCGCTCGAATACCATGAAAATGGGCTATCACAAAGATGTGCTGGCACAGGCCACGGCAGCGGCTTCAGAGGTTCTCTGGTTTGCGCCTGAAGAGATTGACTGGTTGGAAGATGCAGTCAAAGAGAAGAGTCCGGTTGCTGCGAGGGTAATGGATTCAACCAGTGAGATTATTGATTATCTGCTGGCTGAAGTTCAGCCTGATGAACACTGGGTCATTATGAGTAATGGTGGGTTTGAAAACATACACAGCCGTCTGCTGGAAGCACTTAAGAACCGCACATAA
- a CDS encoding flavin prenyltransferase UbiX, giving the protein MSEWKTDRQHKTKRITLAITGASGVQYGFRLLECLVASDVQVFCLISKAARVVSDVETDLKLPESDPELEALLTDYARAEPGQVKVFGDEQWMSPVASGSGAPSQMVVCPCSAGSLSAIATGASNNLIERAADVILKERGKLILVPREAPYSEIHLEHMLKLTRMGAVVIPASPGFYNKPESVEDMVDFVVARILSQLGFEQELMPNWGHQLL; this is encoded by the coding sequence GTGTCTGAATGGAAAACAGATAGACAGCATAAAACAAAACGCATCACGCTGGCGATTACCGGAGCTTCCGGGGTGCAGTATGGTTTTCGGTTGTTGGAATGCCTGGTGGCTTCGGATGTTCAGGTGTTTTGCCTGATTTCAAAAGCTGCAAGGGTGGTTTCTGACGTTGAGACTGATTTGAAACTTCCTGAAAGCGATCCGGAACTGGAGGCATTGCTGACAGATTATGCCCGGGCCGAACCCGGGCAGGTTAAGGTGTTTGGTGATGAACAGTGGATGTCTCCGGTGGCTTCAGGCAGTGGGGCACCCAGCCAGATGGTGGTGTGTCCGTGCAGTGCCGGGTCGTTATCGGCCATTGCAACAGGTGCCAGTAATAACCTCATTGAGCGGGCAGCAGATGTGATACTGAAGGAACGGGGGAAGCTTATTCTGGTGCCTCGGGAAGCGCCTTACTCGGAAATTCATCTGGAACATATGTTAAAGCTGACCCGAATGGGAGCTGTTGTAATCCCGGCTTCTCCCGGCTTTTACAACAAACCTGAGTCGGTTGAAGACATGGTGGACTTTGTTGTTGCAAGAATTTTAAGTCAGCTGGGCTTTGAGCAGGAGCTGATGCCCAACTGGGGACATCAGCTTTTATAA
- a CDS encoding c-type cytochrome yields the protein MTPSVIELKSALTRFPLLLITIFLLLSGCSKPAPEPQKEVLSPEMQAARNKALVLCSGCHGPEGIGTADFNPNLACQKQVYLARQLRDYREGRRTNHIPMVNIAKMLTEEEVDSLSRWYSQLNCPKNQ from the coding sequence ATGACACCCAGCGTGATCGAACTAAAATCAGCACTCACCCGATTCCCGCTCCTTCTTATTACTATCTTTCTGCTGCTTAGTGGCTGTTCAAAACCAGCACCTGAGCCTCAAAAAGAAGTGCTGTCACCCGAAATGCAGGCTGCCAGAAATAAAGCCCTGGTACTCTGCTCCGGTTGCCATGGCCCGGAAGGCATCGGCACTGCCGACTTCAATCCGAACCTTGCCTGCCAGAAGCAGGTTTACCTCGCCAGACAGCTGAGGGATTACCGGGAAGGTCGGCGGACTAATCATATCCCCATGGTGAACATTGCCAAAATGCTGACCGAGGAAGAAGTCGATAGCCTCAGTCGGTGGTACTCACAATTAAACTGCCCTAAAAATCAATAA
- a CDS encoding polysaccharide deacetylase family protein — translation MKQLLSCFLSLKTALCALMLLPALANSADSAVFLQYHHVSEHTPRSTSVTPDQLKQHLDYLDDNGFSVKNSVDVVDAIRDGKPLPDKTVVITFDDAYLNIYENAFPLLKEKGYPFTIFVAIEPVDKGFSQFLSWEQLKEMGQHGATIANHSITHSHMVVKHPDETRQAWINRNRDEIQATEARIKEQTGQNVKLFAWPFGEANPELQQLLSSMGYVGFGQQSGVVGPLSDFTLLPRYPMAADYAEMRGFRTKVNSLPLPVKKQQPASAMVTDDNLKPSLTLELAKGDFQKNQLQCYASNAGEIPVTWLDDEKTRFTTATPDSLPVGRSRYNCTAPSMDGRRYYWYSHQWLRLKKDGTAID, via the coding sequence ATGAAGCAGCTGCTTTCCTGTTTTCTGTCGCTGAAAACTGCTTTATGTGCCCTGATGCTGTTACCTGCTCTGGCAAACAGTGCTGACAGTGCCGTGTTTTTGCAGTACCACCACGTCAGTGAGCATACTCCCAGATCCACCAGCGTCACGCCCGATCAGCTGAAGCAACATCTGGACTATCTGGACGACAATGGCTTTAGTGTGAAAAATAGTGTTGATGTCGTTGACGCCATTCGTGATGGTAAACCTTTGCCGGATAAAACCGTTGTTATTACCTTCGATGATGCCTATCTGAACATCTATGAAAATGCCTTCCCCCTGCTTAAAGAAAAAGGCTACCCCTTCACTATTTTTGTAGCCATTGAACCGGTTGACAAAGGCTTCAGCCAGTTCCTCAGTTGGGAGCAGCTGAAAGAGATGGGTCAGCATGGGGCAACCATCGCCAACCATTCCATTACCCACTCCCATATGGTGGTGAAACACCCAGATGAAACCCGTCAGGCGTGGATAAACCGCAATCGTGACGAAATTCAGGCCACAGAAGCCCGTATCAAGGAGCAAACCGGCCAGAACGTCAAGCTGTTTGCCTGGCCGTTTGGTGAAGCGAATCCGGAACTGCAACAGCTGTTGTCCAGCATGGGCTATGTGGGCTTTGGTCAGCAGTCGGGCGTTGTCGGACCATTGTCAGACTTTACCCTGTTACCCCGTTACCCAATGGCTGCGGACTATGCCGAAATGCGAGGCTTCAGAACCAAAGTCAACAGCCTGCCACTTCCGGTTAAAAAGCAGCAGCCTGCTTCTGCCATGGTCACTGACGACAACCTTAAACCATCGCTGACACTGGAGCTGGCAAAGGGCGACTTTCAGAAAAATCAGCTGCAATGCTATGCCTCCAATGCGGGTGAAATTCCCGTGACATGGCTGGACGATGAGAAAACCCGATTCACTACAGCAACACCTGACAGCTTGCCTGTTGGCAGAAGTCGCTATAATTGCACCGCGCCGTCTATGGATGGCAGACGTTACTACTGGTACTCTCACCAGTGGCTGCGCCTGAAAAAAGACGGAACGGCTATCGACTGA
- the tesB gene encoding acyl-CoA thioesterase II — MSKVLDELLELLKLEAIEENIFRGQSQDYGLGRVYGGQVIGQALSAARQTVPTERHVHSFHSYFLREGDVNLPIVYNVDCIRDGKSFTTRRVVAIQKGKPIFNLSASFHIEEEGFEHQDDMPASQDPEGLISDQALKNQMKDFLPPSVRERLQSESPIDIRYEEPTNPYRPEKCPPLNKVWFKAAGTMPDVPGVHKYLLAFASDMPFLPTALFPHGVRFLQPNLQVASLDHAMWFHRPFRMDEWLLYSIDSPSASGARGLVRGQVFDQQGRLVASTMQEGLIRQR, encoded by the coding sequence ATGAGTAAAGTTCTGGATGAGCTGTTAGAGCTGCTCAAACTGGAAGCCATTGAAGAAAATATTTTTCGCGGTCAGAGTCAGGATTACGGTCTGGGCAGAGTTTATGGTGGTCAGGTGATCGGGCAGGCTCTGTCAGCGGCTCGGCAAACGGTTCCAACGGAAAGGCATGTTCACTCCTTCCATAGTTACTTCCTGCGTGAAGGCGACGTCAACCTGCCCATTGTTTACAACGTTGACTGCATTCGTGACGGCAAAAGTTTTACTACCCGCCGTGTCGTTGCCATTCAAAAAGGCAAACCCATTTTCAACCTGTCCGCTTCTTTCCACATTGAAGAGGAAGGGTTTGAACATCAGGACGACATGCCAGCCAGTCAGGATCCGGAAGGCCTGATTTCCGACCAGGCTCTGAAGAATCAGATGAAAGATTTTCTGCCGCCATCGGTTCGGGAAAGGCTGCAAAGCGAGTCCCCTATCGACATCCGCTATGAAGAACCCACCAACCCTTATCGTCCGGAAAAGTGTCCACCGCTGAATAAAGTCTGGTTTAAAGCCGCTGGCACCATGCCTGATGTGCCCGGTGTGCACAAATACCTGCTGGCCTTTGCTTCGGATATGCCATTCCTGCCAACCGCTCTGTTCCCTCATGGCGTCCGTTTCCTGCAGCCCAACCTGCAGGTAGCCAGCCTTGACCACGCCATGTGGTTCCATCGCCCGTTCCGTATGGATGAATGGCTGCTGTATTCCATCGACAGCCCTTCCGCCAGCGGAGCCAGAGGGCTGGTAAGAGGTCAGGTATTTGACCAGCAGGGGCGTCTGGTCGCCTCAACCATGCAGGAAGGGCTGATACGGCAACGATAA
- the trmH gene encoding tRNA (guanosine(18)-2'-O)-methyltransferase TrmH — protein MITPMTPERYQKFRAVLDRRQPDLTVMTDQVHKNHNLSAIIRTCDAVGIADLHLTQPKEGYRGIRRRSMGSHKYVNVHHYDRVQDTAAHLKQQGFTIYAAHFSEQAIPYHEVDFTQPCALMLGAEKRGISSEAAALADQHIIIPMQGMVASYNVSVAAAVILVEAQRQRLIKGMYDQPKLPEACYRKALFQWGYPELARYCDERRLPYPELNDHGQLINPSLWYEKVRTCKHESIDERGTEHE, from the coding sequence ATGATCACACCCATGACACCGGAGCGTTACCAGAAATTTCGCGCAGTGCTCGATCGTCGTCAGCCGGATCTCACGGTGATGACCGATCAGGTTCACAAAAACCACAACCTTTCTGCCATTATCAGAACCTGTGATGCCGTAGGCATTGCAGACTTGCACCTGACCCAGCCCAAAGAGGGCTACCGGGGCATTCGCCGTCGTTCCATGGGCAGCCACAAATACGTCAATGTGCATCACTATGACCGGGTTCAGGACACTGCTGCCCACCTGAAGCAACAGGGTTTTACGATTTACGCCGCTCACTTTTCCGAGCAGGCCATTCCGTATCATGAAGTTGATTTCACCCAACCCTGCGCCCTGATGCTGGGCGCCGAGAAACGTGGTATTTCCAGTGAAGCTGCTGCTCTGGCCGATCAGCACATCATTATTCCAATGCAGGGGATGGTGGCTTCTTATAATGTTTCAGTCGCTGCCGCAGTCATTCTGGTCGAAGCCCAGCGTCAGCGGTTAATTAAAGGCATGTACGACCAGCCTAAACTGCCTGAAGCGTGTTACCGGAAAGCCTTGTTTCAATGGGGCTACCCCGAGCTGGCAAGGTACTGCGACGAACGTCGTTTGCCTTATCCTGAATTGAACGATCATGGTCAGTTGATTAATCCATCTCTCTGGTATGAAAAAGTTCGTACCTGTAAACATGAATCCATTGATGAAAGAGGCACTGAGCATGAGTAA